One genomic segment of Natrononativus amylolyticus includes these proteins:
- a CDS encoding DNA-directed RNA polymerase subunit K, which yields MQQKRHNRYEKARILGARALQVSYGAPVLIDTDQTEPILIAAEEYDAEALPFTVKRGRDRR from the coding sequence ATGCAACAGAAACGCCACAACCGATACGAGAAGGCACGCATCCTCGGCGCCAGGGCGCTTCAGGTGTCCTACGGGGCGCCGGTGCTGATCGACACCGATCAGACCGAGCCGATCCTGATCGCGGCCGAAGAGTACGACGCCGAGGCACTCCCCTTCACGGTCAAGCGAGGGCGAGATCGACGATGA
- a CDS encoding DNA-directed RNA polymerase subunit D, which translates to MTEEYDVEFVERDDRKARFLVRGVTPAFANGIRRAMVADVPTMAIDTVRFIENSSVMFDEQIALRLGLVPLTTPPEGEFVEGDTVTLSIDVEGPATAYSGDLVSSDDLVRPADENVPIIELKEGQRLEAEADAVIERGKTHAKHQGGVAVGYRHLQRIEVGDDLPEFEDQERRIVRGVVEEDGELISTSEFDHDLSERYPGKEVHVEDVPNAFVFHVETDGSFTVEELVTRAADSLEARATELEEAVQL; encoded by the coding sequence ATGACTGAGGAGTACGACGTCGAGTTCGTCGAACGCGACGATCGCAAAGCGCGGTTCCTCGTCCGCGGCGTCACGCCGGCGTTCGCCAACGGCATCCGCCGCGCGATGGTCGCCGACGTGCCGACGATGGCGATCGACACCGTCCGGTTCATCGAGAACTCGTCGGTGATGTTCGACGAACAGATCGCGCTCCGGCTCGGACTGGTCCCTCTGACGACCCCGCCGGAAGGCGAGTTCGTCGAGGGCGACACCGTCACCCTCTCGATCGACGTCGAAGGACCGGCGACCGCCTACTCCGGCGACCTCGTCTCGAGCGACGACCTCGTCCGACCGGCGGACGAGAACGTGCCGATCATCGAACTCAAAGAGGGCCAGCGACTCGAGGCCGAGGCCGACGCGGTCATCGAACGCGGCAAGACCCACGCCAAACACCAGGGCGGCGTGGCCGTCGGCTACCGCCACCTCCAGCGCATCGAGGTCGGCGACGACCTGCCGGAGTTCGAAGACCAGGAGCGCCGCATCGTCCGCGGCGTCGTCGAGGAGGACGGCGAACTGATTTCGACCAGCGAGTTCGACCACGACCTCTCGGAACGGTATCCGGGCAAGGAAGTCCACGTCGAGGACGTGCCGAACGCGTTCGTCTTCCACGTCGAGACCGACGGCTCGTTCACCGTCGAGGAGCTGGTCACCCGCGCCGCCGACTCGCTCGAGGCGCGCGCGACGGAACTCGAAGAGGCAGTACAGCTATAA
- a CDS encoding 50S ribosomal protein L18e — MSSKTNPRLNDLIAELKSTSRSADADVWRDVADRLEKPRASHAEVNLGRIERYAREEETVVVPGKVLGSGALQKNVTVAAVDFSSSAQTKIDQVGETVPLEQLLEQNPEGADVRVIA; from the coding sequence ATGAGTAGCAAGACTAATCCACGGCTCAACGATCTCATCGCCGAGCTGAAGTCGACGTCCCGCAGCGCGGACGCCGACGTCTGGCGAGACGTTGCGGACCGGCTCGAGAAGCCCCGCGCAAGCCACGCAGAGGTGAACCTGGGGCGGATCGAACGGTACGCACGCGAAGAAGAGACAGTGGTCGTTCCCGGCAAGGTGCTGGGTTCGGGCGCACTGCAGAAGAACGTCACCGTCGCTGCCGTCGACTTCTCGTCGTCGGCCCAGACGAAAATCGACCAGGTCGGCGAGACCGTACCGCTCGAGCAACTGCTCGAACAGAACCCAGAGGGCGCAGACGTCCGGGTGATCGCATGA
- a CDS encoding DNA-directed RNA polymerase subunit N, protein MMVPVRCFTCGNVVGEHWEEFNARANEGDEDPQAVLDELGVERYCCRRMLVSHRDLVDVVSPYQ, encoded by the coding sequence ATGATGGTACCGGTCCGGTGTTTCACGTGCGGTAACGTCGTGGGCGAACACTGGGAGGAGTTCAACGCGCGCGCCAACGAGGGAGACGAGGACCCGCAGGCGGTTCTCGACGAACTCGGCGTCGAGCGCTACTGCTGTCGGCGAATGCTCGTCTCGCACCGCGACCTCGTCGACGTCGTCTCCCCATACCAGTGA
- a CDS encoding 30S ribosomal protein S11 has product MADDEKWGVAHVHASFNNTVMTVTDLTGAETIAKSSGGTAVKQNRDEASPYAAMQMAESVAEEVKAAGITGLHVRVRGPGGNLQKSPGPGAQATIRALARSGIEIGRIEDVTPIPHDGSRAPKGKGGY; this is encoded by the coding sequence ATGGCAGACGACGAAAAATGGGGCGTTGCCCACGTACACGCATCGTTTAACAACACCGTCATGACCGTGACCGACCTCACGGGCGCGGAGACGATCGCCAAGTCCTCCGGCGGGACGGCGGTCAAGCAGAACCGCGACGAGGCGTCGCCGTACGCGGCCATGCAGATGGCCGAGTCCGTCGCCGAGGAGGTCAAGGCAGCCGGCATCACGGGCCTGCACGTGCGGGTCCGCGGCCCCGGCGGCAACCTCCAGAAGTCACCCGGTCCCGGCGCGCAGGCGACGATCCGCGCGCTCGCGCGCTCGGGGATCGAGATCGGTCGTATCGAGGACGTAACCCCGATCCCGCACGACGGATCGCGCGCTCCGAAAGGCAAAGGCGGCTACTAG
- the rpsB gene encoding 30S ribosomal protein S2 — translation MTDNDTQQEGLDAAEEEIDEEPAEGPGPAAEPEGDVEPADEQDAEATEEAAPAEAETEDEDAGPALDDDVMSDEEADLLIPVEDYLGAGVHIGTQQKTKDMERFIHRVRTDGLYVLDVSKTDGRIRTAAEFLSNYTPEQILVTSSRQYGRFPAEKFAEAVGARARTGRFIPGTLTNPKYDGYIEPDVVVVTDPIGDAQAVKEAITVGIPVIAMCDSNNQTSNVDLVVPTNNKGRKALSVVYWLLANEVLDKRGAEPSYSLEDFESML, via the coding sequence ATGACAGATAACGATACTCAACAGGAAGGGCTCGACGCCGCCGAAGAGGAGATCGACGAGGAGCCGGCCGAGGGGCCGGGTCCCGCCGCCGAACCCGAGGGCGACGTCGAACCCGCAGACGAACAGGACGCCGAGGCGACCGAGGAGGCCGCCCCGGCCGAAGCAGAGACCGAGGACGAGGACGCAGGCCCCGCGCTCGACGACGACGTCATGAGCGACGAGGAGGCCGACCTGCTGATCCCCGTCGAGGACTACCTCGGCGCCGGTGTCCACATCGGCACCCAGCAGAAGACCAAGGACATGGAGCGGTTCATCCACCGCGTCCGGACCGACGGTCTCTACGTCCTCGACGTCTCGAAGACCGACGGCCGCATCCGAACGGCCGCGGAGTTCCTCTCGAACTACACGCCCGAGCAGATCCTGGTCACCTCGAGCCGCCAGTACGGTCGGTTCCCGGCCGAGAAGTTCGCCGAGGCCGTGGGCGCCCGCGCCCGCACCGGCCGGTTCATTCCGGGTACCTTGACGAACCCCAAGTACGACGGCTACATCGAACCCGATGTGGTCGTCGTCACCGACCCGATCGGCGACGCCCAGGCCGTCAAGGAGGCGATCACCGTGGGGATCCCGGTCATCGCGATGTGCGACTCGAACAACCAGACCAGCAACGTCGACCTCGTCGTCCCGACGAACAACAAGGGTCGCAAGGCCCTCTCGGTCGTCTACTGGCTGCTCGCCAACGAGGTCCTCGACAAGCGCGGCGCCGAGCCGTCGTACTCGCTCGAGGACTTCGAGAGCATGCTGTAA
- a CDS encoding DUF726 domain-containing protein, with the protein MPHRSRTESGYSVSRRTLLRSVGAASVGVGGIALTTSGARAGKGDDCENPDHDFPRVSTRGHFDTTWYGSVTLTDGNDETNFEYAGGGIPGVHTAAEDELLVFVHGWNNNDEGALCTFGDAAPTFVAEGYDQPVVGYTWDSDFGWYNATEIAERNGAKLAHFAYAYGLENPDVSLRFVAHSLGARVVLMALRNLAHWDRLEDVDSVSILGGAADDDSVSMEGTYGSDIAAAAGRVDNFWMEDDEVLNWAYGAAEWGNAIGNAGCDGTPPWNYTDHNVAYVPGHSDYYRSNGCIHEVVATF; encoded by the coding sequence ATGCCACATCGTTCACGAACCGAGAGCGGGTACAGCGTCAGTCGTCGGACCCTCCTGCGGAGTGTGGGGGCCGCGAGCGTCGGCGTCGGTGGGATCGCCCTCACCACGAGCGGCGCTCGAGCGGGCAAGGGCGACGATTGTGAGAATCCCGACCACGACTTTCCCCGCGTCTCCACGCGCGGGCACTTCGACACCACCTGGTACGGGAGCGTCACGCTCACCGACGGCAACGACGAGACGAACTTCGAGTACGCCGGCGGCGGGATACCGGGCGTCCACACCGCCGCCGAGGACGAACTCCTGGTGTTCGTCCACGGCTGGAACAACAACGACGAGGGGGCGCTGTGTACGTTCGGCGACGCCGCCCCCACCTTCGTCGCCGAGGGCTACGATCAGCCGGTCGTCGGCTACACCTGGGATTCGGACTTCGGCTGGTACAACGCGACGGAGATCGCCGAGCGAAACGGCGCCAAACTCGCCCACTTCGCCTACGCGTACGGACTCGAGAACCCCGACGTCTCGCTGCGGTTCGTCGCCCACTCGCTGGGCGCCCGCGTCGTCCTGATGGCGCTGCGAAACCTGGCTCACTGGGATCGCCTCGAGGACGTCGACTCCGTCTCGATCCTCGGCGGCGCGGCGGACGACGATTCGGTCTCGATGGAGGGCACCTACGGTTCGGACATCGCCGCAGCGGCGGGCCGGGTCGACAACTTCTGGATGGAGGACGACGAGGTGCTCAACTGGGCCTACGGCGCCGCCGAGTGGGGTAACGCCATCGGCAACGCGGGCTGCGATGGCACGCCGCCGTGGAACTACACGGATCACAACGTCGCCTACGTCCCCGGCCACAGCGACTACTACCGCTCGAACGGCTGTATTCACGAGGTCGTCGCCACCTTCTGA
- a CDS encoding 30S ribosomal protein S9 yields MVTNTSGKKKTAVARATVRDGDGRIRINSQPVELVEPEMSRLKMLEPFRIAGDDLRGGVDVDVRVEGGGISGQADAVRTAIARGIVQHTNDAELRDAFMEFDRSLLVNDVRQSEPKKWGGPGARARYQKSYR; encoded by the coding sequence ATGGTAACGAACACAAGTGGCAAAAAGAAGACAGCCGTCGCTCGCGCCACCGTGCGCGACGGCGACGGGCGCATTCGAATCAACTCCCAGCCGGTCGAGCTGGTCGAGCCCGAGATGTCGCGTCTCAAGATGCTCGAGCCGTTCCGCATCGCCGGCGACGACCTCCGGGGCGGCGTCGACGTCGACGTCCGCGTCGAGGGCGGCGGAATCAGCGGCCAGGCGGACGCGGTTCGGACCGCGATCGCTCGCGGTATCGTCCAGCACACGAACGACGCCGAACTCCGCGACGCGTTCATGGAGTTCGACCGCTCGCTGCTGGTCAACGACGTTCGCCAGTCCGAACCCAAGAAGTGGGGCGGTCCCGGTGCGCGGGCCCGCTACCAGAAGTCCTACCGCTAA
- a CDS encoding amino acid permease, with translation MGKDLERDLGLFAVIAISMGAMIGSGIFILPGLAMAEAGPAVILAFVIAAVLVVPAALSIAELGTAMPEAGGDYVFIERGMGPAVGTIAGLGTWLMLMFKGALALVGGMFYLEFVVNLPSLTATAVVIATVLILVNLFGVKQTGGLQLIMVIVMLIILSVFVAGSIIRVEGGNYDPFFTEGTGGVLSATALVLVSYAGVTKVAAVAEEIENPGRNLPLGLLGSLVATTFLYALLVFVLVGVIDGPALAASGAPMAEAADELFGYLFLVAIVIAAILALVSTANAGILTASRYPLALSRDDLFLDQFEYIHPRFATPVVAILATGGIMIAVIVALPVEDIAKTAGAFQILVYILVCAALIAFRERDLEWYDPEFFTPGYPWVQLFGIVSGVFIITQMDWLPIVGAVGITIFGFVWYQWYAKQRVEREGVAVGLARRETGKQFVRETEEEIEGVDQYEVLIPLRQDVSRQQEDAILRLAAPLVRRRGGRIRIVRFDEVPDQVPLDTAAESLTEADAAFERRTDDLVRDLEVPVEVGEIVSHDTRHAVVNFAERIDADLILARREATSRLGTLFGRDTDWIMEHAPCDVVFVQHERPTEIDEIAIVTDRSPFNDPLKVELANTIATDFDARLRFVFAVSEDAPDELFETVEDYHAELDALCTAPVESTIIRTDDEIGDLTRQLESADLIMVSTVTHRRLPDLLVEQRSDRIAAAIDQPVLLVHSKKTRRGSFLRPILERVLFN, from the coding sequence ATGGGTAAAGATCTCGAGCGAGACCTGGGGCTGTTCGCCGTCATCGCGATCAGTATGGGTGCGATGATCGGAAGTGGGATCTTCATTCTACCGGGGCTCGCGATGGCCGAAGCCGGCCCGGCCGTGATCCTCGCGTTCGTCATCGCGGCGGTCCTCGTCGTGCCGGCCGCACTCAGCATCGCCGAACTCGGAACCGCGATGCCCGAGGCCGGCGGCGACTACGTCTTCATCGAGCGCGGCATGGGCCCCGCCGTCGGCACCATCGCGGGGCTCGGAACGTGGCTCATGCTCATGTTCAAGGGCGCGCTCGCGCTCGTCGGCGGGATGTTCTACCTCGAGTTCGTCGTCAACCTGCCGAGTCTCACGGCGACGGCGGTCGTCATCGCCACCGTTCTCATCCTCGTCAACCTCTTCGGCGTCAAACAGACCGGCGGGCTCCAGCTGATCATGGTCATCGTGATGCTGATCATCCTCTCGGTGTTCGTCGCCGGTTCGATCATCAGAGTCGAAGGCGGTAACTACGACCCGTTCTTCACCGAGGGGACCGGCGGCGTCCTCAGCGCGACCGCGCTGGTGCTCGTCTCCTACGCCGGCGTCACGAAGGTCGCGGCGGTCGCCGAGGAGATCGAGAATCCGGGCCGGAACCTGCCACTCGGTCTCCTTGGATCGCTCGTCGCGACGACGTTCCTGTACGCGCTGCTCGTGTTCGTCCTCGTCGGCGTCATCGACGGCCCGGCGCTGGCCGCCTCGGGCGCCCCGATGGCCGAGGCCGCCGACGAACTCTTCGGCTACCTGTTTCTCGTCGCGATCGTGATCGCGGCGATCCTCGCGCTCGTGAGCACGGCGAACGCCGGCATCCTCACCGCGTCGCGGTACCCGCTGGCGCTCAGCCGCGACGACCTCTTCTTAGACCAGTTCGAGTACATCCACCCCCGGTTCGCGACTCCGGTCGTCGCCATCCTCGCCACCGGCGGGATCATGATCGCCGTCATCGTCGCGCTCCCGGTCGAGGACATCGCCAAAACGGCGGGGGCGTTCCAGATCCTCGTCTACATCCTGGTCTGCGCCGCGCTGATAGCCTTCCGCGAGCGCGACCTCGAGTGGTACGACCCCGAGTTCTTCACGCCGGGATACCCCTGGGTCCAGCTGTTCGGAATCGTCTCGGGCGTGTTCATCATCACGCAGATGGACTGGCTACCGATCGTCGGCGCCGTCGGCATCACGATCTTCGGGTTCGTCTGGTACCAGTGGTACGCCAAACAGCGCGTCGAGCGCGAGGGCGTCGCCGTCGGCCTCGCGCGTCGCGAGACGGGCAAGCAGTTCGTCCGCGAGACCGAAGAGGAGATCGAGGGCGTCGACCAGTACGAGGTGTTGATCCCGCTGCGACAGGACGTCAGCCGCCAGCAGGAGGACGCGATCTTGCGACTCGCGGCGCCGCTGGTCCGTCGCCGCGGCGGCCGGATCCGGATCGTGCGCTTCGACGAGGTTCCCGACCAGGTCCCCCTCGACACCGCCGCGGAGTCGCTCACGGAGGCCGACGCCGCGTTCGAGCGGCGAACGGACGACCTGGTCAGGGATCTCGAGGTACCCGTCGAAGTCGGTGAGATCGTCAGCCACGACACGCGCCACGCGGTCGTCAACTTCGCCGAGCGGATCGACGCGGACCTGATCCTGGCTCGCCGGGAGGCGACCAGCCGTCTCGGGACGCTGTTCGGCCGCGACACCGACTGGATCATGGAGCACGCCCCCTGTGACGTGGTCTTCGTCCAGCACGAACGCCCCACCGAGATCGACGAGATCGCAATCGTCACCGACCGCAGCCCGTTCAACGACCCGCTGAAGGTCGAACTCGCGAACACCATCGCAACCGACTTCGACGCCCGCCTCCGGTTCGTCTTCGCCGTCTCCGAGGACGCTCCCGACGAACTGTTCGAAACCGTCGAGGACTACCACGCCGAACTCGACGCGCTCTGTACCGCACCCGTCGAGTCGACGATCATCCGCACCGACGACGAGATCGGCGATCTCACGCGCCAGCTCGAGTCCGCCGACCTGATCATGGTCAGCACCGTCACCCACCGACGGCTCCCGGACCTGCTGGTCGAGCAGCGCTCGGATCGGATCGCGGCGGCGATCGACCAGCCCGTCCTGCTCGTCCACTCGAAGAAGACGCGGCGAGGCTCGTTCCTCCGGCCGATCCTCGAGCGCGTGCTCTTCAACTGA
- a CDS encoding 50S ribosomal protein L13 yields the protein MSVAEFDADIVVDARDCILGRVASEVAQRALDGERVAIVNAEDAVITGDREDVFGTYRKRLELGSDRGPYYPKRPDTIFKRSVRGMLPYKKPRGREALENVRVYVGNPYEGGAGSASQRDGDGEAVEAEVLEDTSLDRLSNIRFVHLHEVAEQLGANVTW from the coding sequence ATGAGCGTCGCAGAGTTCGACGCCGACATCGTCGTCGACGCCCGCGATTGCATCCTCGGCCGCGTCGCAAGCGAGGTCGCCCAGCGCGCCTTAGACGGCGAGCGCGTCGCCATCGTCAACGCCGAAGACGCCGTCATCACCGGCGACAGGGAGGACGTGTTCGGAACGTACCGCAAGCGACTCGAACTCGGCTCCGACCGCGGCCCGTACTACCCGAAGCGACCGGACACGATCTTCAAGCGGTCCGTTCGCGGGATGCTCCCGTACAAGAAGCCTCGCGGCCGCGAGGCGCTCGAGAACGTCCGCGTCTACGTCGGCAATCCGTACGAGGGGGGCGCTGGCTCTGCGAGCCAGCGAGACGGAGACGGCGAAGCCGTCGAAGCAGAAGTCCTCGAGGACACGTCGCTGGACCGGCTCTCGAACATTCGCTTCGTGCACCTCCACGAGGTCGCAGAACAGTTAGGTGCTAACGTTACATGGTAA
- a CDS encoding gamma carbonic anhydrase family protein, giving the protein MIRSFDGHVPEIADSAYVDERAVVIGEVTLETEASVWPGAVLRGDHGEIVLREGANVQDNATLHEGCEIGPYATVGHNAIVHAATVGERSMIGMGAIVLDRAEIGAESLIGANSVVTEDTAIPDSALAVGAPAEVVREVENSAWTAAGERYVDLAREHAETSEVLERGSAGTPPGGRRSEE; this is encoded by the coding sequence ATGATTCGATCCTTCGACGGCCACGTTCCCGAAATCGCCGACTCCGCGTACGTCGACGAGCGCGCGGTCGTCATCGGCGAGGTGACGCTCGAGACCGAGGCGAGCGTCTGGCCGGGCGCCGTCCTCCGGGGCGACCACGGCGAAATCGTTCTGCGCGAGGGCGCGAACGTCCAGGACAACGCGACCCTCCACGAGGGCTGTGAGATCGGACCGTACGCAACCGTGGGTCACAACGCGATCGTCCACGCCGCGACCGTCGGCGAGCGAAGTATGATCGGGATGGGTGCGATCGTGCTCGACCGCGCCGAGATCGGCGCCGAGAGCCTGATCGGCGCGAACAGCGTCGTCACCGAAGACACCGCCATCCCCGACTCCGCCCTCGCCGTCGGCGCCCCCGCCGAAGTCGTCAGAGAGGTCGAGAACTCGGCCTGGACGGCCGCCGGCGAGCGCTACGTCGACCTGGCCCGAGAACACGCCGAAACCTCCGAGGTACTCGAGCGCGGGTCGGCCGGCACCCCACCCGGCGGTAGGAGGAGCGAAGAGTAG
- a CDS encoding isopentenyl phosphate kinase produces the protein MIVLKLGGSVITDKDRAETLDGEALERAADAVADARRTGETESLVLVHGGGSFGHVNASEHGVSTTEGTHDPGAVAAIHGAMKTLNGFVLQRLLDRNVPAVPVHPFSAAHRDERGTLHLPTGQLETLCSEGFVPVLHGDLVAHTGAGATVVSGDELVVEVARGLEADRIGLCSTVPGVLDADDEVVERIGSYEEVAAVLGESESTDVTGGMAAKVRALLALESRASIFGLDELAAFLAGEAVGTTLE, from the coding sequence ATGATCGTCCTCAAACTCGGCGGCAGCGTCATTACGGACAAGGATCGGGCGGAGACCCTCGACGGCGAGGCCCTCGAGCGAGCCGCGGACGCGGTCGCCGACGCACGGCGAACGGGAGAGACCGAGAGCCTGGTGCTCGTCCACGGCGGCGGCAGCTTCGGTCACGTCAACGCGAGCGAACACGGCGTGAGTACGACCGAGGGAACCCACGATCCGGGTGCAGTCGCCGCCATCCACGGCGCGATGAAGACGCTCAACGGGTTCGTCCTCCAGCGGCTGCTCGACCGGAACGTTCCCGCCGTTCCCGTCCATCCTTTTTCGGCGGCCCACCGGGACGAACGCGGTACCCTCCACCTGCCGACGGGTCAGCTCGAGACGCTGTGTTCCGAGGGGTTCGTCCCGGTCCTCCACGGCGACCTCGTCGCCCACACGGGCGCGGGGGCGACGGTCGTCAGCGGCGACGAACTCGTCGTCGAGGTCGCACGCGGGCTCGAGGCAGACCGGATCGGGCTCTGCTCGACGGTTCCGGGCGTGCTCGACGCCGACGACGAGGTCGTCGAACGGATCGGAAGCTACGAGGAGGTCGCCGCGGTCCTCGGTGAGAGCGAGTCGACCGACGTCACCGGCGGGATGGCCGCCAAGGTGCGGGCGCTGCTCGCTCTCGAGAGCCGGGCGTCGATCTTCGGTCTCGACGAACTGGCGGCGTTTCTGGCGGGCGAGGCGGTCGGCACGACCCTCGAGTGA
- the mvk gene encoding mevalonate kinase gives MTLSSAPGKVYLFGEHAVVYGEPAVPCAIERRARVGVQRREDSKLRVHAEDLSLDGFTVEYSGRTDDHPDVDVSDSLIAAAMGYVDGAIDQVRDVTGEDDAGFDVTIESDIPLGAGLGSSAAVVVAAIDAATRELGVRLETDELADRAFRTEYEVQNGQASRADTFCSATGGAVRVEGEDCRTIDAPDLPLVIGFDGGAGDTGALVSGVRTLREEYAFAADTVETVGDLVRQGERALETGDLAELGDLMNFNHGLLSALGVSSRSLDAMVWAARDAEAYGAKLTGAGGGGCIVALDPTEATETALKFTPGCEEAFRAELAEEGVKRLE, from the coding sequence ATGACGCTCTCGAGCGCTCCCGGCAAGGTGTATCTGTTCGGGGAGCACGCGGTGGTCTACGGCGAGCCCGCGGTGCCCTGTGCCATCGAACGGCGGGCACGCGTCGGGGTGCAGCGACGCGAGGACAGCAAGCTACGGGTGCACGCGGAGGATCTCAGCCTCGACGGTTTCACCGTCGAGTACAGCGGGCGAACCGACGACCATCCGGACGTCGACGTCTCGGATAGCCTGATCGCCGCCGCAATGGGGTACGTCGACGGCGCGATCGACCAGGTTCGGGACGTGACCGGCGAGGACGACGCCGGCTTCGACGTCACCATCGAGAGCGACATTCCGCTAGGTGCCGGCCTCGGCTCCTCCGCCGCAGTCGTCGTCGCCGCCATCGACGCGGCGACGCGGGAACTGGGGGTTCGCCTCGAGACCGACGAACTGGCCGATCGCGCGTTCCGGACCGAGTACGAGGTCCAGAACGGTCAGGCCTCGCGGGCGGATACGTTCTGTTCTGCGACCGGCGGGGCGGTCCGCGTCGAGGGCGAGGACTGCCGGACGATCGACGCCCCCGACCTCCCGCTCGTGATCGGCTTCGACGGCGGCGCGGGCGACACCGGCGCCCTGGTGTCGGGCGTCCGGACGCTCCGCGAGGAGTACGCCTTCGCCGCGGACACCGTCGAGACGGTCGGCGACCTCGTCCGGCAGGGCGAACGGGCGCTCGAGACCGGCGACCTCGCGGAGCTCGGCGATCTGATGAACTTCAACCACGGGTTACTGTCGGCGCTCGGCGTCTCCTCGCGCTCGCTCGACGCGATGGTGTGGGCGGCCCGCGACGCGGAGGCCTACGGCGCAAAGCTCACCGGCGCCGGGGGCGGCGGCTGCATCGTCGCACTCGACCCCACCGAGGCCACCGAGACCGCCCTGAAGTTCACGCCCGGCTGCGAGGAGGCGTTCCGGGCGGAACTCGCCGAGGAAGGGGTGAAGCGCCTCGAATGA
- the eno gene encoding phosphopyruvate hydratase, with the protein MTLVAEIRLREVLDSRGNPTVEADVLTESGGFGRAAAPSGASTGEYEAIERPPNEAIAAAREHAVPRLVGQAYAGNQREVDSILRGADGTDDFSEIGANSAVALSMAAAKAGADVLGAPLFQHLGGAFRGDTFPTPLGNVVGGGEHAADATDIQEFLVAPVGAPNVADAVFANAAVHGEVADLLEERGVPCGKGDEGAWAPPIDDDEAFEIVDEAVSTVESEVGFEIGFGLDVAAAELYDSDAEVYEYSDTTRDAAEQVEYVADLVEEYDLVYVEDPLDENDFDGFADLTDRVGDRTLICGDDLFVTNTDRLAEGIDRGAANSILIKPNQIGTLTDAFDAVELATRNGYESVISHRSGETEDTTIAHLAVATDAPFIKTGAVGGERTAKLNELVRIADDAT; encoded by the coding sequence ATGACGCTCGTCGCCGAGATCCGGTTGCGTGAGGTGCTCGACTCTCGAGGGAATCCGACCGTCGAGGCCGACGTCCTCACCGAAAGCGGCGGCTTCGGCCGTGCGGCCGCACCGAGCGGCGCCAGCACGGGCGAGTACGAGGCGATCGAACGGCCGCCGAACGAGGCGATCGCGGCGGCCCGCGAACACGCCGTGCCGCGGCTCGTCGGACAGGCGTACGCCGGCAACCAGCGCGAGGTCGATTCGATCCTCCGCGGGGCAGACGGCACCGACGACTTCTCGGAGATCGGCGCCAACAGCGCCGTCGCCCTCTCGATGGCCGCGGCGAAGGCGGGCGCCGACGTGCTCGGCGCGCCGCTGTTCCAGCATCTCGGTGGCGCGTTCCGCGGCGATACCTTCCCGACGCCGCTCGGAAACGTCGTCGGCGGCGGCGAACACGCCGCCGACGCGACGGACATCCAGGAGTTTCTCGTCGCGCCCGTCGGCGCGCCGAACGTCGCCGACGCCGTCTTCGCCAACGCCGCCGTCCACGGGGAGGTCGCGGACCTCCTCGAGGAACGCGGCGTCCCTTGTGGCAAGGGCGACGAGGGCGCGTGGGCGCCGCCGATCGACGACGACGAGGCGTTCGAGATCGTCGACGAGGCCGTCTCGACCGTCGAGTCGGAGGTCGGCTTCGAGATCGGCTTCGGCCTCGACGTCGCCGCTGCGGAGCTGTACGACTCCGACGCAGAGGTCTACGAGTACTCCGATACGACTCGAGACGCGGCCGAACAGGTCGAGTACGTCGCCGACCTCGTCGAGGAGTACGACCTCGTCTACGTCGAGGACCCGCTCGACGAGAACGATTTCGACGGGTTCGCCGACCTCACGGACCGGGTCGGCGACCGGACGCTGATCTGCGGCGACGACCTGTTCGTCACCAACACCGATCGGCTCGCGGAGGGGATCGACCGCGGCGCGGCCAACAGCATCCTGATCAAGCCGAACCAGATCGGAACGCTGACTGACGCCTTCGACGCGGTCGAACTCGCCACCCGGAACGGCTACGAGTCGGTGATCTCTCACCGCTCGGGCGAGACGGAAGACACGACGATCGCACACCTCGCCGTCGCGACCGACGCCCCCTTCATCAAGACGGGCGCCGTCGGCGGCGAGCGAACCGCAAAGCTCAACGAGCTCGTAAGAATCGCAGACGACGCGACATGA